A single window of Mycolicibacterium madagascariense DNA harbors:
- the gatB gene encoding Asp-tRNA(Asn)/Glu-tRNA(Gln) amidotransferase subunit GatB, whose amino-acid sequence MTLAPAELLDYDEVIARYEPVMGMEVHVELSTATKMFCGCANEFGAEPNTHVCPTCLGLPGSLPVVNAAAVESAIRIGLALNCDIAPWGRFARKNYFYPDQPKNYQISQYDEPIAVNGYLDAPLDDGTTWRVEIERAHMEEDTGKLTHLGSSTGRIEGATTSLLDFNRAGVPLVEIVTKPIEGAGARAPEIARAYVTALREVLRGLGVSDVRMDQGSMRCDANVSLKPIGAQEFGTRTETKNVNSLKSVEVAVRYEMRRQAAVLEAGGEIVQETRHFHEDGYTSAGRRKETAEDYRYFPEPDLEPIAPDAELIERLRGTIPELPWLQRNRIQQDWGISDEVMRDLVNNGVIDLVAATVAAGAPSEAARAWWGNFLVQKANELGVTPAELAITPGQVAAVVQLVEDGKLSNKLARDVIEGVLAGEGEPEQVMTDRGLAVVRDDSVMQAAVDEALAANPGVADKIRGGKVQAAGAIVGAVMKATRGQADAARVRELVLAACGVDG is encoded by the coding sequence ATGACCCTTGCCCCCGCTGAACTGCTCGACTACGACGAGGTCATCGCCCGCTACGAACCCGTGATGGGCATGGAGGTGCACGTCGAACTGTCGACGGCGACCAAGATGTTCTGCGGTTGCGCCAACGAATTCGGCGCCGAACCCAACACCCACGTCTGCCCGACGTGCCTCGGCCTGCCCGGCTCGTTGCCGGTCGTCAACGCCGCGGCCGTCGAGTCCGCGATCCGCATCGGTCTGGCCCTCAACTGCGACATCGCCCCCTGGGGACGCTTCGCCCGCAAGAACTACTTCTATCCCGACCAGCCGAAGAACTACCAGATCAGCCAGTACGACGAACCGATCGCGGTGAACGGCTACCTCGACGCCCCGCTCGACGACGGCACCACCTGGCGCGTGGAGATCGAGCGCGCGCACATGGAGGAGGACACCGGCAAGCTGACGCACCTCGGCAGCAGCACCGGTCGCATCGAGGGCGCGACGACGTCGCTGCTCGACTTCAACCGCGCGGGCGTGCCGCTGGTGGAGATCGTCACCAAGCCCATCGAGGGAGCCGGTGCGCGGGCCCCGGAGATCGCCCGCGCCTACGTCACCGCGCTGCGAGAGGTGTTGCGCGGCTTGGGCGTATCGGACGTGCGGATGGATCAGGGCTCGATGCGCTGCGACGCCAACGTGTCGCTCAAGCCCATCGGCGCACAGGAGTTCGGCACCCGCACCGAGACGAAGAACGTCAACTCGCTCAAGAGCGTCGAGGTGGCCGTGCGGTACGAGATGCGCCGCCAGGCAGCGGTTCTGGAGGCCGGCGGCGAGATCGTTCAGGAGACCCGGCACTTCCACGAGGACGGCTACACCAGTGCGGGTCGGCGCAAGGAGACCGCCGAGGACTACCGCTACTTCCCCGAGCCCGACCTGGAGCCGATAGCGCCGGACGCCGAATTGATCGAACGGCTGCGCGGCACGATCCCCGAGCTTCCGTGGTTGCAGCGCAACAGGATTCAGCAGGACTGGGGCATCTCCGACGAGGTCATGCGAGACCTGGTCAACAACGGCGTCATCGACCTCGTCGCCGCCACGGTCGCCGCGGGCGCCCCGAGCGAGGCCGCGCGGGCATGGTGGGGAAACTTCCTGGTGCAGAAGGCCAACGAGCTCGGGGTGACGCCCGCGGAGTTGGCCATTACCCCCGGGCAGGTGGCGGCCGTGGTGCAGCTCGTCGAGGACGGCAAGCTGTCGAACAAGCTCGCCCGCGACGTGATCGAGGGCGTGCTGGCCGGTGAGGGTGAGCCCGAGCAGGTGATGACCGACCGCGGATTGGCCGTCGTGCGCGACGATTCGGTGATGCAGGCCGCGGTCGACGAGGCGCTGGCGGCCAACCCCGGTGTCGCCGACAAGATCCGCGGCGGCAAGGTGCAGGCGGCGGGTGCGATCGTCGGCGCGGTCATGAAGGCCACCCGGGGTCAGGCCGACGCGGCCCGCGTACGCGAACTGGTCCTGGCTGCCTGCGGCGTCGACGGCTAG